One genomic segment of Bombina bombina isolate aBomBom1 chromosome 4, aBomBom1.pri, whole genome shotgun sequence includes these proteins:
- the CNR1 gene encoding cannabinoid receptor 1 isoform X2 encodes MKSILDGLADTTFRTITTDLLNMGSNDVQAGQEKFLIIDNTLLNASPLNQINATALYNNSIPSFKNHENSAQCGENFMDMECFMILNPSQQLAIAALSIILGTFTVLENMLVLCVILHSRSLRCRPSYHFIGSLAVADLLGSVIFVYSFVDFHVFHRKDSPNVFLFKLGGVTASFTASVGSLFLTAIDRYISIHRPLSYKRIVTRTKAVIAFCMMWTIAIIIAVLPLLGWNCKKLNSVCSDIFPLIDETYLMFWIGVTSVLLLFIVYAYVYILWKAHTHAVRMLQRGTQKSIIVHTSEDGKVHITRPDQTRMDIRLAKTLVLILVVLIICWGPLLAIMVYDVFGKMNKLIKTVFAFCCMLCLLNSTVNPIIYALRSQDLRNAFCSMFPACEGTSQPLDNSMESDFQNRHANNSNVHRAAESCIKSTVKIAKVTMSVSTDTTAEAV; translated from the exons ATGAAGTCAATTCTGGATGGCCTAGCGGATACTACATTCCGAACAATCACAACTGACCTTTTAAACATGGGATCAAATGATGTACA GGCAGGTCAAGAAAAATTCCTAATAATAGACAATACCTTATTAAATGCCAGTCCCCTGAATCAAATAAACGCAACTGCGCTTTACAACAATTCAATTCCTTCTTTCAAAAATCATGAGAACAGTGCACAATGTGGGGAAAACTTCATGGATATGGAGTGCTTTATGATTCTTAACCCAAGCCAACAACTAGCCATAGCAGCACTCTCAATAATCTTGGGTACATTTACTGTCTTGGAGAACATGCTTGTGCTTTGTGTTATATTGCACTCTCGCAGCTTACGGTGTAGGCCTTCATACCACTTTATTGGCAGCTTGGCAGTTGCTGATCTCCTTGGCAGTGTCATTTTTGTTTACAGTTTTGTAGATTTTCATGTGTTTCATCGAAAGGACagcccaaatgtttttctttttaaactggGTGGAGTGACAGCCTCTTTTACAGCCTCAGTTGGAAGTCTTTTCTTAACTGCAATAGACAGATATATCTCTATACACAGACCTTTGTCATATAAACGAATAGTCACAAGGACAAAAGCAGTAATAGCATTTTGCATGATGTGGACAATAGCTATTATCATTGCAGTACTTCCTCTTCTGGGGTGGAATTGCAAGAAACTTAACTCAGTGTGCTCAGATATTTTCCCTCTTATTGATGAAACATATCTAATGTTTTGGATTGGGGTTACTagtgttttattgttatttatagtttatgcctatgtatatattttatggaaAGCTCACACCCATGCTGTAAGGATGCTGCAGCGTGGTACACAAAAGAGCATCATTGTTCACACATCAGAAGATGGAAAAGTACACATCACTAGACCGGATCAAACTCGTATGGATATTAGATTAGCAAAGACACTGGTCCTTATTTTAGTAGTGCTAATAATCTGTTGGGGTCCTCTTCTTGCAATTATGGTCTATGATGTCTTTGGAAAAATGAACAAGCTCATAAAGACTGTGTTTGCCTTTTGCTGCATGCTTTGCTTGCTTAATTCAACTGTGAATCCCATAATATATGCTCTAAGGAGCCAAGACTTAAGAAATGCTTTCTGTAGCATGTTTCCTGCATGTGAGGGGACGTCACAACCCCTTGATAACAGCATGGAATCTGACTTCCAGAATAGACATGCAAATAATAGTAATGTCCACAGGGCAGCTGAGAGCTGCATTAAAAGCACTGTTAAAATCGCCAAAGTGACCATGTCTGTTTCTACAGATACAACTGCTGAGGCAGTGTAA
- the CNR1 gene encoding cannabinoid receptor 1 isoform X1, whose translation MKSILDGLADTTFRTITTDLLNMGSNDVQYEDTKGDISKLGYFPQKLPLSSVRAGQEKFLIIDNTLLNASPLNQINATALYNNSIPSFKNHENSAQCGENFMDMECFMILNPSQQLAIAALSIILGTFTVLENMLVLCVILHSRSLRCRPSYHFIGSLAVADLLGSVIFVYSFVDFHVFHRKDSPNVFLFKLGGVTASFTASVGSLFLTAIDRYISIHRPLSYKRIVTRTKAVIAFCMMWTIAIIIAVLPLLGWNCKKLNSVCSDIFPLIDETYLMFWIGVTSVLLLFIVYAYVYILWKAHTHAVRMLQRGTQKSIIVHTSEDGKVHITRPDQTRMDIRLAKTLVLILVVLIICWGPLLAIMVYDVFGKMNKLIKTVFAFCCMLCLLNSTVNPIIYALRSQDLRNAFCSMFPACEGTSQPLDNSMESDFQNRHANNSNVHRAAESCIKSTVKIAKVTMSVSTDTTAEAV comes from the coding sequence ATGAAGTCAATTCTGGATGGCCTAGCGGATACTACATTCCGAACAATCACAACTGACCTTTTAAACATGGGATCAAATGATGTACAGTATGAAGACACTAAGGGAGATATATCCAAACTGGGATATTTCCCACAGAAGCTACCTTTGTCCTCCGTAAGGGCAGGTCAAGAAAAATTCCTAATAATAGACAATACCTTATTAAATGCCAGTCCCCTGAATCAAATAAACGCAACTGCGCTTTACAACAATTCAATTCCTTCTTTCAAAAATCATGAGAACAGTGCACAATGTGGGGAAAACTTCATGGATATGGAGTGCTTTATGATTCTTAACCCAAGCCAACAACTAGCCATAGCAGCACTCTCAATAATCTTGGGTACATTTACTGTCTTGGAGAACATGCTTGTGCTTTGTGTTATATTGCACTCTCGCAGCTTACGGTGTAGGCCTTCATACCACTTTATTGGCAGCTTGGCAGTTGCTGATCTCCTTGGCAGTGTCATTTTTGTTTACAGTTTTGTAGATTTTCATGTGTTTCATCGAAAGGACagcccaaatgtttttctttttaaactggGTGGAGTGACAGCCTCTTTTACAGCCTCAGTTGGAAGTCTTTTCTTAACTGCAATAGACAGATATATCTCTATACACAGACCTTTGTCATATAAACGAATAGTCACAAGGACAAAAGCAGTAATAGCATTTTGCATGATGTGGACAATAGCTATTATCATTGCAGTACTTCCTCTTCTGGGGTGGAATTGCAAGAAACTTAACTCAGTGTGCTCAGATATTTTCCCTCTTATTGATGAAACATATCTAATGTTTTGGATTGGGGTTACTagtgttttattgttatttatagtttatgcctatgtatatattttatggaaAGCTCACACCCATGCTGTAAGGATGCTGCAGCGTGGTACACAAAAGAGCATCATTGTTCACACATCAGAAGATGGAAAAGTACACATCACTAGACCGGATCAAACTCGTATGGATATTAGATTAGCAAAGACACTGGTCCTTATTTTAGTAGTGCTAATAATCTGTTGGGGTCCTCTTCTTGCAATTATGGTCTATGATGTCTTTGGAAAAATGAACAAGCTCATAAAGACTGTGTTTGCCTTTTGCTGCATGCTTTGCTTGCTTAATTCAACTGTGAATCCCATAATATATGCTCTAAGGAGCCAAGACTTAAGAAATGCTTTCTGTAGCATGTTTCCTGCATGTGAGGGGACGTCACAACCCCTTGATAACAGCATGGAATCTGACTTCCAGAATAGACATGCAAATAATAGTAATGTCCACAGGGCAGCTGAGAGCTGCATTAAAAGCACTGTTAAAATCGCCAAAGTGACCATGTCTGTTTCTACAGATACAACTGCTGAGGCAGTGTAA